Proteins encoded by one window of Dryocola sp. LX212:
- the putA gene encoding trifunctional transcriptional regulator/proline dehydrogenase/L-glutamate gamma-semialdehyde dehydrogenase yields MGTTTMGVKLDEATRERIKHAASRIDRTPHWLIKQAIFNYLERLENNDELPELPALLAGAANESDETPMAAEETHQPFLDFAEQILPQSVTRAAITAAWRRPETDAVPMILEQARLPQAIAEQTHKLAYQLAEKLRNQKSASGRAGMVQGLLQEFSLSSQEGVALMCLAEALLRIPDKATRDALIRDKISNGNWHSHIGRSPSLFVNAATWGLLFTGRLVSTHNEASLSHSLNRIISKSGEPLIRKGVDMAMRLMGEQFVTGETISEALANARKLEEKGFRYSYDMLGEAALTAADAQAYMVSYQQAIHAIGKASNGRGIYEGPGISIKLSALHPRYSRAQYDRVMEELYPRLKSLTLLARQYDVGINIDAEEADRLEISLDLLEKLCFEPELAGWNGIGFVIQAYQKRCPFVIDYLIDLATRSRRRLMIRLVKGAYWDSEIKRAQMEGLEGYPVYTRKVYTDISYLACAKKLLTVPNLIYPQFATHNAHTLAAIYNLAGQNYYPGQYEFQCLHGMGEPLYDQVVGKIADGKLNRPCRIYAPVGTHETLLAYLVRRLLENGANTSFVNRIADNTLPLDELVADPVTATEGLASKEGQLGLPHPKIALPKDLYGADRSNSGGLDLANEHRLASLSSALLNSAAQKWQALPILEEAVAEGDLVAVKNPAEPNDTVGYMREATSEEVSRALESAVNNAPIWFATPPQERAVILERAAVIMEGQMQQLIGILVREAGKTFSNAIAEVREAVDFLYYYAGQVRNDFDNETHRPLGPIVCISPWNFPLAIFTGQIAAALAAGNCVLAKPAEQTPLIAAQGIAILLEAGVPAGVLQLLPGRGETVGAQLTGDARVRGVMFTGSTEVATLLQRNIADRLDPQGRPTPLIAETGGLNAMIVDSSALTEQVVVDVVASAFDSAGQRCSALRVLCIQEDVAEHTLQMLRGAMAECRMGNPGRLTTDIGPVIDAEAKENIDKHIQGMRAKGRKVFQAVREDDMDMKEWQSGTFVAPTLIELESFDEMQKEVFGPVLHVVRYSRNNLEALIAQINAAGYGLTLGVHTRIDETIAQVTGSAHVGNMYVNRNMVGAVVGVQPFGGEGLSGTGPKAGGPLYLYRLLANRPETALLTTLNRQDAELPVDATLKASLQEAHKALTEWAVSRSELHALSQRFAEQAQSGTLRLLPGPTGERNTYALMPRERILCVADSEQDALVQLSAVTSVGSRVLWADDKLHRDLAKQLPALVQQKIDFAKAETLLEQQFDAVIYHGDSDQLRELCEKVAARNGAIVSVQGFAREETNLLLERLYVERSLSVNTAAAGGNASLMTIG; encoded by the coding sequence ATGGGCACAACCACCATGGGTGTAAAACTCGACGAAGCGACCCGCGAACGTATTAAGCACGCCGCTTCACGCATTGACCGTACGCCGCACTGGCTAATTAAACAGGCCATCTTTAACTATCTTGAACGCCTGGAAAATAACGACGAGCTGCCTGAACTCCCTGCCCTGCTCGCCGGTGCCGCTAACGAAAGTGATGAAACGCCAATGGCCGCCGAAGAGACGCATCAGCCGTTCCTCGATTTTGCCGAGCAGATCCTGCCGCAGTCCGTTACCCGCGCGGCGATTACCGCTGCGTGGCGGCGTCCGGAAACCGACGCCGTGCCGATGATTCTTGAACAGGCTCGTCTGCCGCAGGCCATCGCCGAACAAACCCATAAGCTTGCCTACCAACTTGCTGAAAAGCTTCGCAATCAGAAGAGCGCTTCAGGCCGGGCGGGCATGGTACAAGGTTTGCTGCAGGAATTCTCCCTTTCCTCACAGGAAGGCGTGGCGCTGATGTGCCTGGCGGAAGCGCTGCTGCGTATTCCGGACAAGGCCACGCGCGATGCGTTAATCCGCGACAAGATCAGCAACGGCAACTGGCACTCCCACATTGGCCGCAGCCCGTCGCTGTTCGTTAACGCCGCCACCTGGGGCCTGCTGTTTACCGGCCGCCTGGTCTCCACGCATAACGAAGCCAGCCTCTCCCACTCCCTGAATCGCATCATCAGCAAGAGCGGCGAGCCGCTGATCCGCAAAGGGGTGGATATGGCGATGCGCCTGATGGGCGAGCAGTTTGTGACCGGCGAGACGATTTCCGAAGCGCTGGCCAACGCCCGCAAGCTCGAAGAGAAAGGCTTCCGCTACTCTTACGATATGCTCGGCGAAGCCGCGCTGACCGCCGCCGACGCGCAGGCTTATATGGTTTCCTACCAGCAGGCCATTCACGCCATCGGCAAGGCCTCAAACGGCCGCGGTATTTATGAAGGCCCGGGCATCTCAATCAAGCTCTCTGCCCTGCACCCGCGCTACAGCCGTGCCCAGTACGATCGCGTCATGGAAGAGCTGTATCCTCGTCTGAAATCCCTGACGCTGTTAGCTCGCCAGTACGACGTAGGGATTAACATTGATGCCGAGGAAGCCGATCGCCTGGAGATCTCTCTCGATCTGCTGGAGAAACTCTGTTTTGAGCCGGAGCTGGCGGGCTGGAACGGCATAGGTTTTGTTATCCAGGCCTACCAGAAGCGCTGTCCGTTCGTCATCGATTACCTGATCGATCTCGCCACCCGCAGCCGTCGCCGCCTGATGATACGTCTGGTGAAAGGGGCTTACTGGGACAGCGAAATCAAACGCGCGCAGATGGAGGGCCTTGAGGGCTATCCGGTTTATACCCGCAAGGTGTACACCGATATCTCTTACCTCGCCTGTGCGAAAAAACTGCTTACCGTGCCGAACCTGATTTACCCGCAGTTCGCCACCCATAACGCCCACACCCTGGCGGCAATTTATAATCTTGCCGGTCAGAACTACTACCCGGGCCAGTACGAGTTCCAGTGCCTGCACGGCATGGGCGAGCCGCTGTACGATCAGGTGGTCGGGAAGATTGCCGACGGCAAACTGAACCGCCCTTGCCGTATCTACGCGCCGGTTGGCACCCATGAAACATTGCTGGCCTATCTGGTGCGCCGCCTGCTGGAGAACGGCGCGAATACCTCATTTGTTAACCGCATCGCCGATAACACCCTGCCGCTGGACGAACTGGTCGCCGATCCGGTTACCGCCACCGAAGGACTGGCCAGTAAAGAGGGCCAGCTCGGCCTGCCACACCCGAAAATTGCCTTACCGAAAGATCTTTACGGTGCGGATCGCAGCAATTCGGGCGGTCTGGACCTGGCGAACGAGCACCGACTGGCATCGCTTTCCTCTGCCCTGCTCAACAGCGCGGCGCAGAAGTGGCAGGCGCTACCCATCCTTGAAGAAGCCGTTGCCGAAGGTGATTTGGTCGCGGTGAAGAACCCGGCGGAGCCGAACGACACCGTGGGTTACATGCGCGAGGCAACCAGCGAAGAGGTTTCCCGAGCGCTGGAAAGTGCGGTTAACAACGCACCTATCTGGTTTGCCACACCGCCGCAGGAGCGCGCAGTTATTCTTGAGCGCGCAGCGGTGATCATGGAAGGCCAGATGCAGCAGCTCATCGGCATCCTCGTACGAGAGGCAGGTAAAACCTTCAGCAACGCGATTGCCGAAGTGCGCGAAGCAGTGGATTTCCTCTACTACTACGCGGGCCAGGTGCGCAACGACTTTGATAACGAAACGCACCGCCCGCTTGGCCCGATAGTCTGCATCAGTCCGTGGAACTTCCCGCTGGCTATTTTCACCGGTCAGATTGCCGCAGCCCTTGCGGCGGGTAACTGCGTGCTGGCAAAACCTGCCGAGCAGACGCCGCTGATTGCCGCTCAGGGTATCGCCATCCTGCTGGAAGCGGGCGTGCCTGCGGGCGTGCTGCAACTGCTGCCGGGCCGTGGCGAAACCGTTGGCGCACAGCTGACAGGCGACGCCCGCGTTCGCGGCGTGATGTTCACCGGCTCAACCGAAGTCGCCACCCTGCTGCAACGTAATATCGCCGACCGTCTGGATCCGCAGGGGCGTCCAACGCCGCTCATCGCAGAAACAGGTGGCCTTAACGCCATGATCGTTGATTCTTCCGCGCTTACCGAACAGGTCGTGGTGGACGTGGTAGCCTCAGCGTTTGATAGCGCGGGCCAGCGCTGTTCTGCCCTGCGCGTGCTGTGCATTCAGGAAGACGTTGCCGAGCACACGCTGCAAATGTTGCGTGGCGCGATGGCGGAGTGCCGCATGGGCAACCCTGGCCGTCTGACGACGGATATCGGCCCGGTTATCGACGCGGAAGCAAAAGAGAACATTGATAAGCATATCCAGGGGATGCGTGCGAAAGGCCGCAAGGTATTCCAGGCCGTCCGCGAAGACGATATGGATATGAAAGAGTGGCAAAGCGGTACTTTCGTGGCCCCTACGCTTATCGAGCTTGAGAGCTTCGACGAGATGCAAAAAGAGGTCTTTGGTCCGGTGCTGCACGTGGTTCGCTACAGCCGTAACAACCTTGAGGCGCTGATCGCGCAGATTAACGCGGCGGGCTACGGCCTGACGCTCGGCGTCCACACCCGTATCGACGAAACAATCGCTCAGGTCACCGGTTCAGCCCACGTTGGCAATATGTACGTGAACCGAAACATGGTAGGCGCGGTCGTTGGCGTCCAGCCGTTTGGTGGCGAAGGCCTGTCGGGCACCGGCCCGAAAGCAGGCGGCCCGCTTTACCTGTATCGCCTGCTGGCTAACCGCCCGGAAACAGCCCTGCTGACAACGCTTAACCGTCAGGATGCAGAGCTGCCTGTCGATGCCACACTGAAAGCAAGCCTTCAGGAAGCGCATAAGGCGCTGACCGAATGGGCCGTAAGCCGGAGCGAACTGCACGCCCTGAGCCAACGCTTCGCTGAACAGGCGCAGAGCGGCACGCTGCGTCTGCTGCCCGGCCCGACGGGCGAACGCAACACCTATGCGCTGATGCCGCGCGAACGCATTCTGTGCGTGGCGGACAGCGAACAGGATGCGCTGGTGCAGCTTTCAGCGGTAACCAGCGTGGGTAGCCGTGTACTGTGGGCGGATGACAAACTGCATCGCGATCTGGCTAAACAGCTGCCCGCTCTGGTACAGCAGAAGATTGATTTCGCAAAAGCAGAAACGCTGTTGGAACAGCAATTTGATGCGGTTATCTATCACGGTGACTCCGACCAGCTGCGTGAACTGTGTGAAAAAGTCGCGGCCCGTAACGGAGCGATTGTTTCGGTGCAGGGCTTTGCCCGCGAAGAAACCAATCTGCTGTTGGAACGTTTGTACGTGGAACGTTCGCTGAGCGTCAACACCGCCGCAGCCGGGGGCAACGCCAGCCTGATGACAATCGGTTAA
- the putP gene encoding sodium/proline symporter PutP — MTMSTPMLVTFLVYIFGMILIGFIAWRSTKNFDDYILGGRSLGSLVTALSAGASDMSGWLLMGLPGAIFLSGISESWIAIGLTVGAYINWKLVAGRLRVHTEVNNNALTLPDYFTGRFEDKSRLLRIISALVILLFFTIYCASGIVAGARLFESTFGMSYETALWAGAAATILYTFVGGFLAVSWTDTVQASLMIFALILTPVMVIMAVGGLDDSLLVIKQKSIENVDMLKGLNFVAIISLMGWGLGYFGQPHILARFMAADSHHTIVNARRISMTWMILCLAGACAVGFFGIAYFSNNPAQAGGVSQNSERVFIELAQILFNPWVAGILLSAILAAVMSTLSCQLLVCSSAITEDLYKAFFRQGAGQKELVWVGRIMVLVVALVAIALAANPENRVLGLVSYAWAGFGAAFGPVVLFSVLWSRMTRNGALAGMIIGAVTVIVWKQFAWLGLYEIIPGFIFASIGIVVVSLMGKAPSAAMSKRFADADEIYHTPAPSKLQAE, encoded by the coding sequence ATGACCATGAGTACACCAATGCTGGTGACTTTCCTTGTTTATATCTTTGGCATGATATTGATAGGGTTTATCGCCTGGCGCTCAACAAAAAACTTTGATGATTATATTCTCGGCGGACGCAGCCTCGGCAGCCTGGTGACGGCATTGTCCGCCGGTGCTTCGGATATGAGTGGCTGGTTATTAATGGGCCTGCCCGGCGCGATATTCCTGTCCGGGATTTCCGAAAGCTGGATTGCCATCGGCCTGACCGTCGGGGCTTATATTAACTGGAAACTGGTCGCGGGCCGCCTGCGCGTTCACACGGAAGTAAATAACAACGCCCTGACGCTACCGGATTATTTCACCGGGCGCTTCGAGGATAAAAGCCGCCTGCTGCGTATTATCTCCGCGCTGGTGATTCTGCTGTTCTTCACCATCTATTGCGCATCCGGCATCGTCGCGGGGGCGCGTCTGTTCGAAAGCACCTTTGGCATGAGCTATGAAACGGCGCTGTGGGCCGGGGCTGCGGCAACTATCCTCTACACCTTCGTGGGCGGTTTCCTGGCAGTTAGCTGGACTGACACCGTGCAGGCGAGCCTGATGATTTTTGCGCTGATCCTGACCCCGGTCATGGTGATTATGGCGGTCGGCGGACTGGACGATTCGCTGCTGGTTATCAAGCAGAAGAGCATCGAAAACGTCGATATGCTCAAGGGGCTGAACTTTGTCGCCATCATCTCGCTGATGGGCTGGGGGCTGGGCTACTTTGGCCAGCCGCACATTCTGGCGCGCTTTATGGCGGCGGACTCCCACCACACCATCGTTAACGCACGCCGCATCAGTATGACGTGGATGATCCTCTGCCTGGCAGGGGCGTGTGCCGTGGGCTTCTTCGGCATCGCTTACTTCTCTAATAACCCAGCGCAGGCCGGTGGGGTAAGCCAGAACAGCGAGCGCGTATTTATTGAGCTGGCGCAGATCCTGTTTAACCCGTGGGTGGCCGGTATTCTGCTGTCGGCGATTCTGGCTGCGGTCATGTCGACGCTGAGCTGCCAGCTGCTGGTGTGCTCAAGCGCCATCACCGAAGACCTGTACAAAGCGTTCTTCCGCCAGGGTGCGGGCCAGAAAGAGCTGGTGTGGGTCGGCAGGATCATGGTGCTGGTGGTTGCGCTGGTAGCCATTGCCCTTGCTGCGAACCCGGAAAACCGCGTGCTGGGCCTGGTCAGCTATGCCTGGGCAGGCTTCGGCGCCGCCTTTGGTCCAGTGGTGTTGTTCTCCGTGCTGTGGTCACGTATGACCCGCAACGGCGCGCTGGCCGGTATGATCATCGGTGCCGTCACCGTTATCGTCTGGAAGCAGTTTGCGTGGCTGGGGCTGTATGAAATCATCCCAGGCTTCATCTTTGCCAGCATCGGTATCGTTGTGGTGAGCCTGATGGGGAAAGCGCCTTCTGCTGCAATGAGCAAGCGCTTTGCGGATGCAGATGAAATTTACCATACGCCAGCACCTTCTAAGCTGCAGGCTGAGTAA
- the efeU gene encoding iron uptake transporter permease EfeU codes for MFVPFLIMLREGLEAALIVSLIASYLKRTQRGQWIGVMWVGVVAAAALCLALGIFINETTGEFPQKEQELFEGIVAVIAVVILTWMVFWMRKVSRNVKVQLEQAVDNALNNKSSHGWALIGMVFFAVAREGLESVFFLLAAFQQDVGIMPPLGAMLGLATAIVLGFLIYLGGIRLNLGAFFKWTSLFILLVAAGLAAGAIRAFHEAGLWNHFQEIAFELSNVLSTHSLTGTLLEGIFGYQEAPTVSEVAMYFIYLIPALVLFALPPRLSNQVTNNAR; via the coding sequence ATGTTTGTTCCGTTTCTTATTATGCTTCGCGAAGGGCTGGAGGCGGCGCTGATTGTCAGCCTGATTGCCAGCTACCTTAAGCGCACCCAGCGCGGCCAGTGGATCGGCGTAATGTGGGTTGGGGTCGTCGCTGCCGCCGCGCTCTGTCTGGCGCTCGGTATCTTCATCAACGAAACCACCGGCGAGTTTCCGCAAAAAGAGCAGGAGCTGTTCGAGGGCATCGTGGCGGTCATCGCCGTCGTTATTCTTACCTGGATGGTGTTCTGGATGCGTAAAGTCTCGCGCAACGTGAAGGTCCAGCTCGAACAGGCGGTGGACAATGCGCTGAACAACAAAAGCAGCCACGGCTGGGCGCTGATTGGCATGGTCTTCTTTGCGGTTGCCCGGGAGGGGCTGGAATCGGTGTTCTTCCTGCTGGCGGCATTCCAGCAGGACGTGGGCATCATGCCGCCGCTGGGGGCGATGCTCGGTCTGGCAACGGCTATCGTGCTTGGCTTCCTGATCTACTTGGGCGGCATTCGCCTGAACCTTGGCGCGTTCTTCAAATGGACCAGCCTGTTCATCCTGCTGGTGGCGGCAGGGCTTGCGGCAGGGGCGATTCGCGCCTTCCACGAGGCGGGCCTGTGGAACCACTTCCAGGAGATCGCCTTCGAGCTCAGCAACGTCCTTTCCACCCACTCCCTGACCGGCACGCTGCTGGAGGGCATCTTCGGCTATCAGGAAGCGCCGACCGTCAGCGAAGTGGCAATGTACTTTATCTATCTTATTCCGGCCCTGGTGCTGTTCGCCCTGCCGCCGCGGCTGAGTAATCAGGTGACAAATAACGCTCGTTAA
- the efeO gene encoding iron uptake system protein EfeO, producing the protein MTTHFRRKALHAALFTLVSSAFAVQAADVPQVKVTVTDKQCEPMNITVNEGKTQFIIQNNSQKALEWEILKGVMVVEERENIAPGFSQKMTANLQAGEYDMTCGLLSNPKGKLVVKAAGDGAAPKNDLMALSGPITEYKAYVTAEVADLVKNTKAFTDAVKAGDIEKAKSLYAPTRQHYERIEPIAELFSDLDGSIDAREDDYEQQASDPKFTGFHRLEKALFGDNSTKGMEKYAEQLNTDVQDLQTRISELAFPPSKVVGGAAGLIEEVAASKISGEEDRYSHTDLWDFQANVDGAKKIVDLLRPLLSKDNAPLLAKVDANFKKVDTILAKYRTKDGYETYDKLTDADRNVLKGPVTALAEDLSQLRGVLGLD; encoded by the coding sequence ATGACTACACATTTTCGTCGTAAGGCTTTGCACGCTGCGCTGTTCACCCTCGTTTCATCTGCTTTTGCGGTACAGGCTGCAGATGTTCCTCAGGTAAAAGTTACCGTTACGGATAAACAGTGTGAGCCGATGAACATCACGGTTAACGAGGGCAAGACCCAGTTCATTATCCAGAACAACAGCCAGAAAGCGCTGGAGTGGGAGATCCTCAAAGGCGTGATGGTGGTGGAAGAGCGTGAAAATATCGCGCCTGGCTTCTCCCAAAAGATGACCGCAAACCTGCAAGCGGGGGAGTACGACATGACCTGTGGCCTGCTCAGCAACCCGAAAGGCAAGCTGGTGGTTAAGGCGGCAGGCGATGGGGCCGCGCCTAAAAACGATCTAATGGCGCTATCCGGGCCGATTACCGAATATAAAGCCTACGTCACCGCCGAAGTTGCCGATCTGGTTAAAAACACCAAAGCTTTCACCGACGCGGTGAAAGCGGGGGACATCGAAAAAGCGAAATCCCTGTACGCGCCAACGCGCCAGCACTACGAGCGCATTGAACCTATCGCCGAGCTGTTCTCTGACCTGGACGGCAGCATCGACGCCCGTGAAGATGACTACGAGCAGCAGGCCAGCGATCCGAAGTTCACCGGCTTCCACCGCCTCGAAAAAGCGCTGTTTGGTGATAACTCCACTAAAGGCATGGAAAAGTATGCTGAGCAGCTGAATACCGACGTACAGGATCTGCAAACCCGTATCTCCGAGCTGGCTTTCCCGCCGAGCAAAGTGGTTGGCGGCGCGGCTGGCCTGATTGAGGAAGTGGCGGCGAGCAAAATCAGCGGTGAAGAAGATCGCTACAGCCACACCGACCTGTGGGACTTCCAGGCCAACGTCGACGGTGCGAAGAAAATTGTCGATCTGCTTCGTCCTCTGCTGAGCAAAGACAATGCGCCGCTGCTGGCAAAAGTCGATGCGAACTTCAAAAAGGTTGACACTATTCTGGCGAAATACCGTACCAAAGACGGCTATGAAACCTACGATAAACTGACGGATGCTGACCGTAACGTCCTGAAAGGGCCGGTGACTGCTCTGGCGGAAGACCTGTCGCAGCTGCGTGGTGTACTGGGCCTGGACTAA
- the efeB gene encoding iron uptake transporter deferrochelatase/peroxidase subunit, with the protein MDDKTKSGAPVPARRRLLKTLGALGGAFVVAGGCPVAHAAKSETSPGTLPPDARREKQPFYGPHQAGILTPQQASIMLVAFDVLAADKADLERLFRLLSSRFDFLTTGGAAPDTPNPRLPPMDSGILGAEIYPDNLTITLSVGNSLFDDRYGLKAQKPNKLQRMDRFSNDSLDASLCHGDLLLQICANTADTVIHALRDIIKHTPDLLSVRWRREGFISNHAARSRGKETPINLLGFKDGTANPDSSNQPLMDSVVWVTKGQGEPAWSTGGSYQAIRIIQFHVESWDRTPLKEQQTIFGRDKHSGAPLGMKNERDEPDYTADPEGSVIALDSHIRLANPRTKETQSSLMMRRGYSYSLRVSKSGQLDMGLLFVCYQHDLEKGFLAVQNRLNGEALEEYVQPIGGGYFFALPGVPDNQHYLGQGLLEA; encoded by the coding sequence ATGGATGATAAAACAAAAAGTGGCGCGCCTGTTCCCGCGCGCCGACGGCTACTGAAAACGCTGGGCGCCCTTGGGGGGGCCTTCGTCGTCGCGGGTGGCTGCCCTGTGGCCCATGCCGCAAAAAGTGAGACTTCACCCGGTACGCTGCCACCGGATGCGCGCAGGGAAAAACAGCCCTTTTACGGACCGCATCAGGCGGGGATCCTGACGCCGCAGCAGGCTTCAATCATGCTGGTGGCATTCGATGTGCTCGCCGCTGACAAAGCCGATCTGGAGCGTCTGTTCCGCCTGCTTTCGTCCCGCTTTGACTTTCTGACAACCGGCGGGGCTGCGCCGGACACGCCTAATCCGCGCTTGCCGCCGATGGATTCCGGCATTCTGGGCGCCGAGATTTACCCGGATAACCTGACGATAACCCTGTCCGTGGGCAATTCGTTGTTTGACGATCGCTACGGCCTGAAAGCGCAGAAGCCGAACAAGCTGCAGCGCATGGACCGTTTCTCTAACGACTCTCTTGATGCCAGCCTCTGCCACGGCGACCTGCTTTTACAGATTTGCGCCAATACCGCCGACACGGTCATCCACGCGTTACGTGACATCATCAAGCACACGCCGGACCTGCTGAGCGTGCGCTGGCGGCGGGAGGGGTTTATCTCTAATCACGCGGCACGCAGCCGTGGGAAAGAGACGCCGATCAACCTGCTGGGCTTCAAGGACGGCACGGCGAACCCGGACAGCAGCAACCAGCCGCTGATGGACAGCGTGGTGTGGGTGACAAAAGGACAGGGCGAGCCTGCGTGGAGCACGGGCGGCAGCTATCAGGCCATTCGCATTATCCAGTTTCACGTGGAGTCCTGGGACCGTACGCCGCTGAAAGAACAGCAGACGATTTTTGGGCGCGACAAGCACAGCGGCGCGCCGCTGGGGATGAAAAACGAGCGCGATGAGCCTGATTATACCGCCGACCCGGAGGGCAGCGTCATCGCGCTGGACTCGCATATTCGCCTGGCTAATCCGCGTACCAAAGAGACCCAGTCCAGCCTGATGATGCGCCGTGGCTACAGCTACTCGCTGAGGGTGTCAAAATCCGGGCAGCTGGATATGGGGCTGCTGTTTGTCTGCTACCAGCACGATCTGGAAAAAGGGTTCCTGGCCGTGCAGAACCGCCTGAACGGCGAGGCGCTGGAAGAGTACGTGCAGCCCATCGGCGGCGGCTATTTCTTTGCGCTGCCGGGCGTGCCGGATAACCAGCATTATCTGGGGCAGGGGCTGTTAGAGGCTTAG
- the phoH gene encoding phosphate starvation-inducible protein PhoH, translating to MGRQKAVIKARREAKRVLRRDSRSHRQREEESVTSLVQMSGVESIGMARDCRDNSPIAARNEAQEHYLNAIERKQLIFATGEAGCGKTYISAAKAAEALIHKDVDRIIVTRPVLQADEDLGFLPGDISEKFAPYFRPVYDILVRRLGSSFMQYCLRPEIGKVEIAPFAYMRGRTFENAVVILDEAQNVTAAQMKMFLTRLGENVTVIVNGDITQCDLPAGVKSGLSDALARFEEDEMVGVVRFGKQDCVRSALCQRTLNAYD from the coding sequence ATGGGAAGACAGAAAGCAGTGATCAAAGCTCGTCGTGAAGCAAAACGTGTGCTGAGACGAGATTCGCGGAGCCACAGGCAACGTGAAGAGGAATCGGTCACATCGCTTGTGCAGATGAGCGGCGTGGAATCTATTGGCATGGCAAGAGATTGCCGCGATAACTCGCCAATCGCCGCGCGAAACGAAGCTCAGGAGCACTATCTTAACGCCATCGAGAGAAAACAGCTGATATTTGCCACTGGTGAAGCCGGCTGCGGTAAAACGTATATCAGCGCAGCGAAAGCCGCTGAGGCCCTGATACATAAGGATGTCGACAGGATAATTGTCACCCGTCCGGTCCTGCAGGCTGATGAAGATCTCGGCTTCTTGCCCGGGGATATTTCGGAAAAATTCGCCCCTTACTTCCGCCCGGTGTACGACATCCTGGTGCGGCGTCTGGGATCGTCTTTCATGCAGTACTGCCTGCGTCCCGAAATCGGTAAAGTTGAAATTGCGCCGTTCGCCTACATGCGCGGACGTACCTTTGAAAATGCGGTGGTGATTCTTGACGAGGCGCAGAACGTTACCGCAGCGCAGATGAAAATGTTCCTGACGCGCCTCGGGGAAAACGTCACGGTTATCGTTAACGGCGACATCACGCAGTGCGATTTGCCTGCGGGTGTGAAGTCAGGATTGAGCGATGCGCTGGCGCGGTTCGAAGAAGATGAGATGGTGGGTGTGGTCAGATTTGGCAAGCAGGATTGTGTCCGCTCGGCCCTGTGCCAGAGGACGTTAAACGCTTACGACTGA
- a CDS encoding PTS sugar transporter subunit IIB — MEKKVIYLFCSAGMSTSLLVSKMKAQAEKYEVPVIIEAFPETLAGEKGSVADLILLGPQIAYMLPEIQKVLPNKPVEVIDSVMYGKIDGLGVLKAAVASIKKAAANN, encoded by the coding sequence ATGGAAAAGAAAGTTATCTACCTGTTTTGCTCCGCCGGCATGTCCACTTCTCTTCTGGTTTCTAAAATGAAGGCTCAGGCCGAGAAGTATGAAGTACCGGTCATTATTGAAGCATTTCCTGAAACCCTGGCGGGTGAAAAGGGCAGCGTTGCGGATCTGATTTTGCTCGGTCCACAAATTGCCTATATGTTGCCAGAAATTCAAAAAGTATTACCGAACAAGCCGGTCGAAGTTATTGACTCGGTCATGTATGGCAAAATTGATGGACTCGGTGTTCTGAAAGCGGCCGTCGCGTCAATCAAGAAAGCAGCAGCAAATAATTAA